A genomic segment from Bradyrhizobium sp. ISRA430 encodes:
- a CDS encoding DUF6494 family protein, with protein MNEDQFNTSLRKFLKQVGVTSQREIEKAVRDAIAAGRIKGHEKLNAKMVLTIDSVGLVHEVNDTIELG; from the coding sequence ATGAACGAAGACCAGTTCAACACCAGCTTGCGCAAATTCCTGAAGCAAGTCGGTGTCACCTCGCAGCGCGAGATCGAGAAGGCCGTGCGCGACGCGATCGCGGCGGGCCGGATCAAGGGCCATGAGAAGCTCAACGCCAAGATGGTGCTGACGATCGACAGCGTCGGACTCGTCCACGAGGTCAACGATACGATCGAGCTGGGCTGA
- a CDS encoding propionyl-CoA synthetase, protein MNVQGKSRYHEVYARSLADPEGFWAEAAKDIDWIEPPRKIFDPTQGTYGRWFAGGVNTCYNALDRHVERGRADQVALIHDSPLTGSIKKFTYGELLGEVQALAAIMQDFGVTKGDRVILYMPMVPEAVVAMLACARIGAVHSVVFGGFAAKELATRIDDAQPKLILSASCGIEPGRIVQYKPLLDEAIRLAGAKPKACIVLQRPQHICELTPRRDYDWASLRRKAINDGKQAPCVPVAATDPLYILYTSGTTGIPKGVVRDNGGHLVAVKWSMFNLYGVKPGEVWWCGSDIGWVVGHSYIIYGPLLHGATSIMYEGKPVGTPDAGAFWRVISEHKAVAFFTAPTAFRAIKKEDPDGKFIRQYDLSKFRTLFLAGERADPPTVEWAEQHLKIPVIDHWWQTETGWCIAGNPIGLGMLPVKHGSPTVPMPGYQVDVVDEAAKPVAANVMGSIVIKLPMPPGCLPTLWNQDLRFKEAYLTEFPGYYKTSDAGYKDEDGYVWVMGRTDDIINVAGHRLSTGGMEEILASHQDVAECAVLGIKDAIKGEVPCGFLVLKAGVKRSPAEIEREIVALVRDKLGPVAAFKLAITVGRLPKTRSGKILRGTIKKIADGEPWAMPATIEDPKVLDEIGEALKGRV, encoded by the coding sequence ATGAACGTCCAGGGCAAGAGTCGTTATCACGAGGTCTATGCGCGCTCGCTCGCCGATCCCGAGGGCTTCTGGGCCGAAGCGGCCAAGGACATCGACTGGATCGAGCCGCCGCGAAAGATCTTTGATCCCACCCAGGGAACCTATGGCCGCTGGTTCGCCGGCGGCGTCAACACCTGCTACAACGCGCTCGATCGCCACGTCGAACGCGGCCGCGCCGATCAGGTCGCGTTGATCCATGACTCGCCGCTGACGGGCAGCATCAAGAAATTCACCTATGGCGAGCTGCTGGGCGAGGTGCAGGCGCTCGCCGCCATCATGCAGGATTTCGGCGTCACAAAAGGTGACCGTGTCATCCTGTATATGCCGATGGTACCGGAAGCCGTGGTCGCGATGCTCGCCTGCGCCCGCATCGGTGCGGTGCACAGCGTGGTGTTCGGCGGCTTTGCCGCCAAGGAGCTTGCCACTCGCATCGACGATGCCCAGCCCAAGCTGATCCTTTCGGCGAGCTGCGGCATCGAGCCCGGCCGCATCGTGCAATACAAGCCGCTGCTCGACGAGGCGATCAGGCTGGCCGGCGCAAAGCCGAAGGCGTGCATCGTTCTGCAACGTCCCCAGCACATCTGCGAGCTGACGCCTCGGCGCGACTACGACTGGGCGAGCCTGCGCCGCAAGGCGATCAACGACGGCAAGCAAGCGCCGTGCGTGCCGGTCGCCGCCACCGATCCGCTCTACATCCTCTACACCTCGGGCACGACCGGCATCCCCAAGGGCGTCGTGCGCGACAATGGCGGCCATCTCGTTGCGGTGAAATGGTCGATGTTCAACCTCTACGGTGTCAAGCCCGGCGAGGTCTGGTGGTGCGGCTCCGACATCGGCTGGGTGGTCGGCCACAGCTACATCATCTATGGGCCGCTGCTGCACGGCGCGACCTCGATCATGTATGAGGGCAAGCCGGTCGGCACGCCCGATGCGGGCGCGTTCTGGCGCGTGATCTCAGAGCACAAGGCGGTCGCCTTCTTCACCGCCCCGACCGCGTTCCGCGCCATCAAGAAGGAAGATCCGGACGGCAAGTTCATCCGGCAATACGACCTCTCCAAATTCCGCACCCTGTTTCTCGCCGGCGAGCGCGCCGATCCGCCGACGGTGGAATGGGCGGAGCAGCACTTGAAGATTCCCGTGATCGACCACTGGTGGCAGACCGAGACGGGCTGGTGCATCGCCGGCAATCCGATCGGGCTCGGCATGTTGCCGGTGAAGCATGGCTCGCCGACTGTTCCGATGCCGGGCTACCAGGTCGATGTGGTGGACGAAGCGGCCAAGCCTGTCGCCGCCAACGTCATGGGATCGATCGTCATCAAGCTGCCGATGCCGCCGGGCTGCCTGCCCACGCTGTGGAATCAGGACCTGCGGTTCAAGGAAGCCTATCTCACCGAATTCCCCGGCTACTATAAAACCTCCGATGCCGGCTACAAGGACGAGGACGGCTATGTCTGGGTCATGGGCCGCACCGACGACATCATCAACGTCGCCGGCCATCGCCTGTCGACCGGCGGCATGGAGGAGATTCTCGCCTCGCACCAGGATGTCGCCGAATGCGCCGTGCTCGGCATCAAGGATGCGATCAAGGGCGAGGTGCCCTGCGGCTTTCTGGTGCTGAAGGCCGGCGTGAAGCGGTCGCCTGCCGAGATCGAAAGAGAGATCGTCGCGCTGGTGCGTGACAAGCTTGGGCCCGTCGCCGCCTTTAAGCTCGCCATCACCGTCGGCCGCCTGCCGAAGACGCGCTCCGGCAAAATACTGCGCGGCACCATCAAGAAGATCGCCGACGGCGAGCCCTGGGCGATGCCGGCAACGATCGAGGACCCGAAGGTGCTGGACGAGATTGGCGAGGCGCTGAAGGGCAGGGTGTGA
- a CDS encoding cell cycle transcriptional regulator TrcR produces MSNAPLMPKATAVWLLDNTALTFDQVADFTKMHPLEVRAIADGDAAQGIKGMDPISNGQLTREEIEKGENNPDYRLRLQESKVVLPPQPKRKGPRYTPVSRRHERPSAILWLLRNHPELKDAQIMRLVGTTKSTIASVRDRTHWNTSSLTPIDPVTLGLCSQIELDFEVQRAAKEKPIDAAYGGATLLPASETTKKESEYEGAEKSSDDLNVDAVFAKLKTLGGKKQDEEE; encoded by the coding sequence ATGAGCAACGCACCTCTGATGCCCAAGGCGACCGCCGTCTGGCTGCTCGATAACACGGCGCTGACCTTCGATCAGGTCGCCGATTTCACCAAGATGCACCCGCTGGAGGTGCGCGCGATCGCCGACGGCGACGCCGCCCAGGGCATCAAGGGCATGGACCCCATTTCCAACGGCCAGCTCACCCGCGAGGAGATCGAGAAGGGTGAGAACAATCCGGATTACCGGCTCCGCCTCCAGGAGAGCAAGGTGGTGCTGCCACCCCAGCCCAAGCGCAAGGGCCCGCGCTACACCCCGGTGTCGCGCCGTCATGAGCGGCCGAGCGCGATCCTCTGGCTACTGCGCAACCATCCGGAGCTCAAGGACGCCCAGATCATGCGCCTGGTCGGCACGACCAAGAGCACGATCGCCAGCGTGCGCGACCGCACCCACTGGAACACGTCCTCGCTGACGCCGATCGACCCCGTCACCCTCGGCCTCTGCTCGCAGATCGAGCTCGATTTCGAGGTGCAGCGCGCGGCCAAGGAGAAGCCGATCGACGCAGCCTATGGCGGCGCAACCCTGCTGCCGGCCTCCGAGACCACCAAGAAGGAATCGGAATACGAGGGCGCGGAGAAGTCGAGCGACGATCTCAACGTCGACGCCGTGTTCGCCAAGCTGAAGACGCTCGGCGGCAAGAAGCAGGACGAGGAGGAGTAA